From the genome of Arthrobacter alpinus, one region includes:
- the rpsI gene encoding 30S ribosomal protein S9: MAQNTEELNTEAVVAEEEVLTSYTSETSAASDAAPKKERPALTVSGAAVGRRKQAIARVRVVPGTGKWIVNGRELSNYFPNKLHQQEVNDPFRILDLEGAYDVWARIHGGGPSGQAGALRLGVARSLNEIDVENNRAILKKAGFLTRDARVIERKKAGLKKARKASQYSKR; this comes from the coding sequence GTGGCTCAGAATACTGAAGAGCTGAACACCGAAGCCGTTGTGGCTGAGGAAGAAGTTTTGACCAGCTACACCAGCGAAACCTCGGCTGCATCTGATGCAGCTCCCAAAAAGGAGCGCCCGGCCCTGACGGTTTCCGGCGCTGCTGTTGGCCGTCGCAAGCAGGCAATTGCCCGCGTTCGCGTCGTACCCGGCACCGGAAAGTGGATTGTGAACGGCCGTGAGCTCTCCAACTACTTCCCGAACAAGCTGCACCAGCAAGAAGTAAACGACCCGTTCCGTATTCTCGATCTCGAGGGTGCCTACGACGTTTGGGCTCGCATCCACGGTGGCGGACCCTCCGGCCAGGCCGGCGCACTGCGTCTGGGCGTTGCTCGTTCCTTGAACGAAATCGACGTTGAGAACAACCGTGCGATCCTGAAGAAGGCAGGCTTCCTTACTCGTGACGCACGCGTCATCGAGCGTAAGAAGGCTGGTCTTAAGAAGGCACGTAAGGCTTCGCAGTACTCCAAGCGCTAA
- the rplM gene encoding 50S ribosomal protein L13 → MRTYTPKPGDINRQWHIIDANDVVLGRLASQTATLLRGKHKPTFAPHMDMGDFVIIINAEKVALTGAKLEQKRAYRHSGYPGGLSSVNYAELLEKNPVRAVEKAISGMLPKTKLGAAQIGKLKVYRGAEHPHAAQQPKTFEITQVAQ, encoded by the coding sequence GTGCGTACGTATACCCCGAAGCCCGGCGATATCAACCGTCAGTGGCACATTATTGATGCCAATGACGTTGTCTTGGGCCGTCTTGCCAGCCAGACCGCAACACTGCTGCGTGGAAAGCACAAGCCGACCTTCGCTCCCCATATGGACATGGGCGATTTCGTCATCATCATCAACGCCGAGAAGGTTGCTCTGACCGGCGCCAAGCTCGAGCAGAAGCGCGCCTACCGTCACTCCGGTTACCCGGGCGGTCTGTCCAGCGTGAACTATGCAGAACTGTTGGAGAAAAACCCGGTTCGTGCAGTGGAAAAGGCCATCAGTGGCATGCTCCCGAAGACGAAGCTGGGCGCAGCCCAGATTGGCAAGCTGAAGGTTTACCGTGGTGCTGAGCACCCGCATGCCGCACAGCAGCCCAAGACGTTTGAAATCACCCAGGTCGCCCAGTAG